TGTTGAAGTGATTAATTGATTTCCCCCTGAAAGGCAGTTTAGGAATGAGAAATAAGAACCATCTCTTCCATGTCTGGAGCCATGCCTGAACCATTGGGGGAACTCTACCCTTTGTCAAAATGTGCAGTGGGATGGAAGTTACACCCTTGTTGTGTTTGctggttgtttggtttttttggcaCAGAAAATTTCAGCTACAAATCCTTCAAGCATAAAAGCTTCGAATTTCCGAGCAGACAGGAAAACTCGTTTCATTATCCACGGCCACCTTGCTGGAGCAGATCTCCCCTGGATAACAAGCATGTGCAGGGTAGGTACAGCTATTGCTGGACAGTCACTTTGCTTGTGTTTGAAAGGCTAAATATCCACATCTGGCTTAAAATTCCCATGTAGAATTCACATCTCTGTTCTCTTATTAATTCAGGGGATTTATAAGGAACACAATAGTCAGAACAAAGCCCAGTTCTACATGACCACTGTCTTGTTCCTGGCTGTGAGCATAGTGCCCTTCAGCTTCTACTGAATGCCCCTTTGCTGCATTCACCTCCACAGGGAAAGCTATAATAAATTGATTTTCAATTCCTTGACAATAATAAAGGGTGAAAAAAGAGTAAGTTTTCTCACCTCAGCAAAAGGTCACAATAAACGTGTCAGTTTGAGTGACACATTTGATCTAATAAAACCAAAAGGCTTTGTTCAGCAGATTGGTTTCATTCTACTCTGGCACATTTCAAAAATGACAttgtttcagaataaaaaacaaaatcagaaagtTCTGTTGGCAGAAGTGTCTAAATAGAATATTTTGGTTATAATGTATGAACTTCAGGGCTGAACAATTCAAGCACAGATTTGAGAATCCTTTTAGATGATCCAAGCATAAAGAATTTGAAGAATAAAACTTGGACCTATTTTGGTAACAGAGGTGCTGTCATTAAGAGAAGTTGGTACCTTAGAGCCAACCAAGGCATCTAGAATGGAAAAAATAGCTGAAAGAAGCTTATCCTCCAATCACTGGTTGCACTCTGCCTCCTTGTGTTGATCTTCAGCCTCAGTAGGAATTACTAAAGATGTGTCATCGCCGctcacacaaacaaaacaaaatataatttacacATGCCCTGCTACAATTGTAATTAGTGCCTGTTTCCTTCTTCCCTGTTGTTTTGCTGTTCCCCACCAGTTCATGTTCCACTCTGAAGACGTGAACTGCATTTTGACAGACTGGAGGGGCGGCTCCAGTGGTCTGTACACGGATGCCGTCAACAACGTCCGCGTGGTGGGCGCCGAGCTGGAGTACCTGGTGAACTTCCTCGAGGTAAAGATACCCTGTGAGCTTCCTCGAGGTAAGGAGTGCCCTGTGAACTTCCTCGAGGTAAGGAGTATCTGGTGAAATTCCTTGAGGTAAGGAGTGCCCTGTGAACTTCCTCGAGGTAAGGAGTATCTGGTGAAATTCCTCGAGGTAAGGAGTGCCCTGTGAACTTCCTCGGGGTAAAGAGCACCCCTGGAACGTGCACAGCACACGTGGCAAAGGTCATGCTCAGAGTGGCACCTTTAAGTTTGATCCAGTAGAGCCAGGAAGAACAAGAAGTACCCAGTAAAGCAGGTCCAAATGTTATAAAAGGGCTCTAATCCCATGCAAATGAAAATACCTGATTTAGTGTAGTAATTGATTTTGAAAACCTAACATGACTTTTCAGCAGTTCTGAAGATTAGATTTAGTGTATCAGGATAAGATGGTGAATAGCCATGAACACCCTAAAAACGAAGAGGGGTGGGGAACTGCTTCTCTTTAGGTAGAGATCCCATCACCCATACACCAGGACACTCATCTCCATTCCCCAGTGATCTggccctgtcctggcactgcacagggacatGCTGCAGTGTCACTGACTTGTACACCCacattgttttttcctcctttccatcAACCTTCACAGAAAGACTATGGCTACTCTCCTGCCAACATCCATTTCATTGGCCACAGTCTTGGAGCACACGTTgcaggggaggcagggaggaggaaaccTGGCATTGGAAGAATAACAGGTACTGCTGCTATTTCAGCTGATAAAACTTTGTATTTTCACACAACTTAAGAGAACTGAAGAATCACTGCTGCTTTATAAACATACAATACACAATGCAACGTGCTGATTTATCATAATTAACAGTGTCCAGCCAGGATGGTGGCATACAAGTCATGACACAGTCACacattgctttcttttaaaagctcactattttctgttttccttctcccccaGTCAGTTCTTTTCTCTGCATAGGCATTGCTTTGTCTGAGCCATGCACACAGTGAGCAGTCACACCAGCAATTCAGGGAAACAAGGATCAGAGCTGTGTTTATCTCTGAAGAGACCTCACTGACACTGAAGTGAAGGGATACCAAGATATTCTGCAAATAGACTTCTTGccaaataaaaattcataaataaatcTACATGCTCAGAGTAACTTATGAAGATTTCATACTTTTCgataaaatgacaaaaaaaacccccaacaaaccaaacctcTTCTTATATCATTGTTCCCAAAAGTAAGCCAAGCAGTCATCAGCATTTTACTCTCCTGCAATGCCTTCAGTCAGCTTTCTATTATTACCCTGCCTGTTTTTCTAGCTGTGGACtacaaaatggatttttatatGTGGAGTAAAGACAGAAATGTAATCACATATACAGCATACACAACCTGCATGTGATGATATACATATAGTATTATTTACTCAATCAGCTGTATCTCCATTCATTTAGGTTTGGATCCAGCTGGGCCCCTTTTCCAGTACACTCCCCCAATGGTTAGGCTGGATCCTTCAGATGCAAAATTTGTTGATATAATTCATACTCATGCTGGTCATCTTTTCTTTGACTTTGGtaagttttcatttaaaggCTGCCATTGGCACACAGTTGGCTACAGAACACCTGAGAGTGATCTGCCAGCATCCCTTGTGCATTTCAGCTCCAGGGATTCTTCAGCCCTGTGGCCACCTGGATTTTTACCCAAATGGTGGGAGGAAGATGCCAGGATGCAACCAGCTCCGTGTACCTCCTGCAACTCAGGATATCAATGACCTGATGAGAGGtagatatattttaaagaagtaATATGTCATTATAAGTTACAGTTAGAAACAAAGGCTAGGATAAGGTAAGACCTTCATACAGCTCAGATTTGGAACAGGGAGACAATGCTCAGAAATGGAACTTTAAAAACTACCTCTGAAATACCCTCcaattttcttttgtactaaCCAAGGAAAATTCTAGATGAAAACTTCAGTTAAAGTATGCAGAATTGTGCATCACAAGCTTTCTCAGAGCCTGCCACTGTGCTCAGTGGGAATTCCTCACATGAAGGACTGGCAAAATTTCATTCAGGGAAAATCCAAATatgagtattttaaaatctgagctCTCCTTCTCCCTAGGAAGATATCACTCCCAATATTACTGGGATTCATCCATGCCACCAAGCTTTAGTCTCTTCAAAGGGAACAGCCCAAGGTTAGAAATATAAAAGATGATAAAATGGCTGCTCCATTAGTAGTTCTTCAAAGAAAGCTGAGTAGTTAATCAGAATTACCCTGGGATCCAATACAATAGATCCACAAAATCCTGTCTTCTGGTCCTAACCTACAGAAATGAGAACATCTGTTATTCACAGCTAAACTTTTTGAAATCCCTACCACTAGttaaataatttgctttcaaaaatgCTGTCCCTTACAGCTGGTTGAGAACTTAGtaacaaagaaaactgaaagctGGCTGTGCTCAAAGTCACTTGGAACAAAAACACTTTCAAATTGGAATGCATAAAAATGtctgcatttaaattaaaaaaaaaaaaattaaatattttccagagaCATTTCACAAGGCCCTTTGCAATGTTTTGTCAGGAAGGAGAAACTCAGCTCTATTGAACACAAGCAAATGGAGATGGTTGTTCAAGCAGCTCTTAAAAATAGAGACAGCCTTAACTCCCTCCTCTTGGTTAAACCTTACTTTGTTTGGTACCCTCTCTTTTATGTGCTAATGTTTACATTTATGAAGTGTTTGCATGTACAAAGTGctttagaaataatatttagtGAGTTTTTCTCTACAGTTTTTGATGCAGTAGAAAGACCATAGGTGTTAAGTGAATTTGCCACTAACATAAATTGAGCCAGCTGGAAGAGATGAGGGTTTAAAAGCACAAACTCTTCTGAATTAAAGAAGGAGCTACTAAGAAAACATACTCAGGAAGCCTTGATGATGCagattattttcaagaaaaacagaCAAGTACTTTTCAGAGAGATTTTAGCAtggggtttcttttctttccttatggAAAGAACAATATGTCAGCTGGTCAACACCAACAGGTCTGTCTTTAAGATGCATAAATATTGCCATTAGGGGAAATTTTGATTTCACTACAAACTGTGTTAGCTTGCAACTACTTCAGTGCCTCCTAGACTTCCCCCACCATGCACTGAAGTGGAATAGAGCCCATTCTTATACAAACAACTTAACTTTAGTCTATTGTGTTTTGATATAGGAGAGACCTTGGAATCAAGGAAGAACAGCATTTGCTATAAGGGATGTGTAAATATAACCCAAATGGcactttcttctttccttaCTGGCTGCTTACAAATTTCAGTCTGATGGGGGAAAGTACTTGTTTCAAAGAGTTCTGACAAAATCAAGGGCACACTGCCTATTATCCTGCTTTTCAGAGGATTTCACAGAATTGCTATCAAATGACTGCAGATTTTCCAGTGCTTAAAAACACCAAAAGccactgaatttaaaataattgctaaAATTACCTTTAATTCTAGAAATTAGTGGAAACTGTGATTTTACAGAATGCCATGTTGTGATAACtgtaagaaaaggaaagctACTTCATTGTAACTACTGTATGCTTTACAAAAACTGTAGCTATGAAATATTCCAGTCTTTGAAATATCAAAGGGGAATAGTCCCAAATGCTTCTTGTTTCACCTTGGTGCATCTCCACTACctttttccaacagaaaaaaaaatatctgtaggCATAAGTACCTTATCTTAttacaaaaccaaataattcacactttaaatttttttcaatcACTGCTATTTGTTTTACCTTATTTATCATTATATGTGGAAGTGCTTTTGAGGGAAAGAGACCCCAGAATATTCCTTTGGCATGGACTTTATGTTAATCTATTGCTTTAATCACTTTTTACACGTTGGattttttgttggcttttttttccccagcataCAGATCTTTTGGATGTGGACATAAAAGAAGTCTCAGGTATTATGCTGAGAGCATCATCACTCCAAATGGATTTGTTGGGTATCAGTGTGACACATACAGAGAGTTTGTGTTGGTAAGTACCAGGTCTGGATTCATCTGAGGGCCTGTAGCCCTGCCCTTCTTCTTTTAATGATTTCTGGGACAACCTCTACACTTGGGATTGTGGGATATGGGCACAGGGGACATTCAGAACCACTGACTGCCTTCATTCAGACCATTCCCAAACCCAAGCAGCTTCACAATAGAGAAGTGATGATGATCATTTAGCCTTGTTTTCATCAAATGCACAAATAGCCCAAGGTCCACAAATACCAGTTTGAACCTCCTACAGATCAAAACTGAACTACCTAAATATAGCAATGCTGTTTTTTCTGACTGCAATTAATCTGCTTTCATGCTTatctttttttgccttttttaatgGAGGTCAAGGTCTTGATCTGATTGTCTGATCTATGTAGGTAGATTAAATTAATTAAGGCTCTTCATGGGAATAAAGGATAAAGGGTTGGCAGAACAAATCCCAAATTGAAAGGCCAACCTTCAAGTATTCCTAAACATAAATGTTTCTACCATATGACTGAGATATCCATGGAAACATGGTTATCCATCCTATAACCAGCAGAAAATCTCCCAGTGTACTCTATGAAAGGTGAGTATATTACCTGGATTTTACAGATCAGGTAGCAAGGCACAACATTCTTTATGGTATTTACTTATGGCCTCTGCAAGACCACAAGGAATTAGATCAGATTTCCAACCTGTTTCTCTGTGACTTTCAACAAGATTTAACTACAATGATAAATATTGAAGATATGATCTGAACTGAGAAgcaaaaacctttaaaaagcCATCCAAACAaccaagcaaaataaataaaaaaaaaaaaaacctagggAAAAAGCTAAAATACTATAATTTCCTAAAATTTAAgacatgaaattaaaatagatgATGTCTTCtaacacatatttttatttttcccccagggAGACTGCTTTCCATGTCCAGAGGAAGGATGCCCACTGATGGGCCATTATGCTGATAAGTTTTTacataaaagtgaaaaagaacagcaaaaggTTTATTTGAACACAGGTCCCTCCCCTCCATATGCTCGTAAGTGCATTTTGTGGTGTATTCTAAAGTGACAATGAATTAATGTGAAAAAGGACTTTAcacttctgcagagctgctgcagttaaTGAGTTACACTCAGTCAAACATCTA
The DNA window shown above is from Oenanthe melanoleuca isolate GR-GAL-2019-014 chromosome 6, OMel1.0, whole genome shotgun sequence and carries:
- the LOC130255226 gene encoding LOW QUALITY PROTEIN: pancreatic lipase-related protein 2-like (The sequence of the model RefSeq protein was modified relative to this genomic sequence to represent the inferred CDS: substituted 1 base at 1 genomic stop codon) translates to MLAVWITTLFLLNAARGREVCYKRLGCFSDSPPWAGIPGRQLAGLPSSPDAVNTNFLLYTRDNRVKYQKISATNPSSIKASNFRADRKTRFIIHGHLAGADLPWITSMCRFMFHSEDVNCILTDWRGGSSGLYTDAVNNVRVVGAELEYLVNFLEKDYGYSPANIHFIGHSLGAHVAGEAGRRKPGIGRITGLDPAGPLFQYTPPMVRLDPSDAKFVDIIHTHAGHLFFDFAPGILQPCGHLDFYPNGGRKMPGCNQLRVPPATQDINDLMRAYRSFGCGHKRSLRYYAESIITPNGFVGYQCDTYREFVLGDCFPCPEEGCPLMGHYADKFLHKSEKEQQKVYLNTGPSPPYARWRKEIHVKVCATETMKGNIDVALTGTNGFRKKYTIDKGTFKSGNTYLNYIDTEISGNISKVEFLWKKHAGHVERGCMGAEEVRIISGENGNTXVCVLWVWNSAAQQLASPGSLLRFRNAWSSAATLSSWRRTLQSAAKG